One Diospyros lotus cultivar Yz01 chromosome 1, ASM1463336v1, whole genome shotgun sequence genomic window carries:
- the LOC127797886 gene encoding GDSL esterase/lipase At5g22810: protein MGISNLLWVSSLLVTMLCVSNGQPLVPALFIFGDSVVDAGNNNHLYTIIKANFPPYGRDFIHHEPTGRFCNGKLASDFTAENIGFTSYPPAYLSIEATGRHLLVGANFASGSSGYYEGTAKLYHTIPLSKQLEYYKEYQKKLVQIAGKANASSIISGSIHLLSSGSSDFLQNYYINPLLYKVYTTDQFSDILIQSYSTFVQELYGLGARRIGVATLPPLGCLPAAITVFGGDSNECVAKLNKAAISFNYKLNFTSQKLQAKLSNLTLVVLDIYHPLYDLVTKPADFGFAEARRACCGTGLLETSVLCNAESPGTCKNASEYVFWDGFHPTEAANKILSDDLLASGIALAS, encoded by the exons ATGGGCATTTCAAACCTTCTCTGGGTATCCTCCCTTCTTGTTACGATGCTATGTGTGAGCAATGGGCAGCCATTAGTTCCTGCTTTGTTCATATTTGGAGATTCAGTGGTGGATGCTGGCAATAACAACCACCTCTACACCATTATCAAAGCCAACTTCCCCCCTTATGGAAGGGACTTCATCCATCACGAGCCAACTGGGAGGTTCTGCAATGGAAAGCTTGCCTCAGATTTCACTG CTGAGAACATAGGTTTCACCTCATACCCACCAGCCTATCTCAGCATCGAAGCAACAGGAAGGCACCTCTTGGTTGGAGCCAACTTTGCCTCAGGCTCTTCTGGCTACTATGAAGGCACTGCAAAACTCTAT CATACCATTCCATTAAGCAAGCAGCTGGAATACTACAAGGAGTACCAGAAGAAACTGGTGCAGATTGCCGGAAAAGCCAACGCTTCATCCATAATCTCCGGTTCAATCCACCTTCTCAGCTCTGGAAGCAGTGACTTTCTTCAGAATTATTATATCAATCCTCTCCTCTACAAGGTCTATACCACTGATCAGTTCTCAGACATCCTCATTCAATCTTATTCAACTTTTGTTCAG GAGCTGTATGGACTGGGAGCAAGGAGGATTGGGGTGGCGACGCTGCCGCCGCTGGGGTGCCTGCCCGCAGCCATTACTGTGTTCGGCGGTGACAGCAATGAGTGTGTGGCCAAGTTGAACAAAGCTGCAATCTCATTCAACTACAAGCTCAATTTCACTTCCCAGAAGCTTCAAGCCAAGCTCTCCAACCTCACTCTGGTGGTCTTGGACATCTACCACCCTCTCTATGACCTTGTCACTAAGCCTGCCGATTTTG GCTTTGCAGAGGCAAGGAGAGCTTGTTGTGGAACAGGGCTGCTAGAGACGTCAGTATTGTGCAATGCAGAGTCCCCTGGAACCTGCAAGAATGCATCAGAATACGTCTTCTGGGATGGCTTCCATCCCACAGAGGCTGCCAACAAGATATTGTCCGATGATCTGCTTGCCAGCGGCATCGCCCTCGCCTCCTAA